The following coding sequences are from one Ochotona princeps isolate mOchPri1 chromosome 8, mOchPri1.hap1, whole genome shotgun sequence window:
- the CEBPZOS gene encoding protein CEBPZOS, whose translation MARTMEPLVKKIFKGVLVAELVGVFGAYFLFSKMNTSQDFRKTMSKKFPFILEVYYKSVEQSGMYGIREQDQETWCNSKN comes from the exons ATGGCCCGCACTATGGAACCACTGGTAAAGAAGATCTTTAAAGGAGTTTTAGTGGCTGAATTGGTGGGTGTCTTTGGAgcctattttctgttttcaaagatgAACACAAGCCAAG ATTTCAGGAAAACAATGAGCAAGAAATTTCCCTTCATCTTGGAAG TTTATTACAAATCAGTTGAACAGTCTGGAATGTATGGGATCAGAGAACAAGATCAAGAAACGTGGTGTAACAGCAAAAACTAG